From the Vidua chalybeata isolate OUT-0048 chromosome 28, bVidCha1 merged haplotype, whole genome shotgun sequence genome, one window contains:
- the GINS4 gene encoding DNA replication complex GINS protein SLD5 isoform X1, whose translation MPVDLAVRLCLSHSPPIRKLLNSYEELRGNRGRKPLRSCLNQKLSAEPEPERRDKGSKGQKKQVVFADMKGLSLTAVRFFSKIEEDLCDLQHALSDLAGSRPSKSPLWEACRYVLDFPQPSANYVAFRNNLHSNFVCLESCLIQGRALSGTVKVRNIEYEKKVMVRITFDGWKSFRDISCQFMHSTYGSADTDIFSFELTLPKPSISHRGAEFCISFQCGQKTHWDNNHGKNYKICHVGMIRPVSCAVKSASRAWEHLGTSGAAALVLSHLQTWQHSDQAPYW comes from the coding sequence ATGCCCGTGGACCTGGCCGTGCGGCTCTGCCTGAGCCATTCGCCCCCCATCCGCAAGCTGCTGAACTCCTACGAGGAGCTGCGGGGCAACCGAGGCCGCAAACCCCTCCGATCCTGTCTCAACCAGAAGCTGAGCGCAGAACCTGAGCCGGAGCGGCGAGACAAGGGCTCCAAGGGCCAGAAGAAGCAGGTTGTGTTTGCTGATATGAAGGGGCTCTCACTGACAGCTGTCCGCTTCTTCTCAAAGATTGAGGAGGACCTCTGTGATTTGCAGCACGCCCTGTCAGACCTTGCCGGTTCCCGACCTAGCAAAAGCCCCCTGTGGGAAGCGTGCAGGTACGTACTGGACTTCCCACAGCCCTCTGCAAACTATGTGGCTTTCCGCAACAACCTGCACAGCAACTTTGTCTGCCTGGAGAGTTGTCTGATCCAGGGCCGTGCTCTGTCAGGGACAGTGAAGGTTAGAAACATCGAGTACGAGAAGAAAGTGATGGTCCGCATCACCTTTGATGGCTGGAAGAGCTTCCGCGACATCTCTTGCCAGTTCATGCACAGCACGTACGGCTCAGCTGACACGGACATCTTCTCTTTCGAGCTTACCCTGCCCAAGCCGTCCATTTCCCATAGGGGCGCAGAGTTCTGCATCTCCTTCCAGTGTGGACAGAAGACCCACTGGGACAACAACCATGGGAAGAACTACAAGATCTGCCACGTGGGCATGATCCGCCCTGTCTCCTGCGCTGTGAAGAGTGCCAGCAGGGCCTGGGAGCATCTTGGCacctctggggctgctgctctaGTCCTTTCTCACCTGCAGACCTGGCAGCATTCAGACCAGGCTCCTTATTGGTAG
- the GPAT4 gene encoding glycerol-3-phosphate acyltransferase 4, with product MFLLLPFDSLVVNLLGISITVLFTLLLVFIIVPAIFGVSFGIRKVYMKTLLKIFQWATLRIERGAKEKNHPLYKPYVNGIIAKDPTSLEEEIKEIRRSGSGKALDAPEFELSDIFYFCRKGIETIMDDEVTKRFSAEELESWNLLSRTNYNFQYISLRLTVLWGLGVLIRYCFLLPLRIALAFTGISLLVTGTTVVGYLPNGRCKDFLSKHVHLMCYRICVRALTAIITYHDRENRPRNGGICVANHTSPIDVIILASDGYYAMVGQIHGGLMGVIQRAMVKACPHVWFERSEVKDRHLVARRLTEHVQDKSKLPILIFPEGTCINNTSVMMFKKGSFEIGATVYPVAIKYDPQFGDAFWNSSKYGMVTYLLRMMTSWAIVCSVWYLPPMTRQPEEDAVQFANRVKSAIARQGGLVDLLWDGGLKREKVKDAFKEEQQKLYSKMIVGSHEDRSRS from the exons AtgttcctcctgctcccctttgACAGCCTAGTGGTTAATCTCTTGGGGATTTCCATAACTGTTCTCTTCACTCTGCTTCTGGTTTTCATCATCGTGCCAGCAATTTTTGGAGTCTCCTTTGGCATCCGCAAGGTTTACATGAAAACTTTATTAAAGATTTTTCAG TGGGCAACACTGAGAATAGAGCGTGGTGCCAAGGAGAAGAACCATCCGTTGTACAAGCCCTATGTCAATG GTATCATTGCAAAGGACCCAACGTCACTGGAGGAGGAGATCAAGGAGATCCGCCGGAGTGGCAGTGGCAAAGCCCTGGACGCCCCTGAGTTTGAGCTCTCAGATATCTTCTACTTCTGCCGCAAAGGCATCGAGACCATCATGGATGATGAGGTGACCAAGAGATTCTCAGCTGAAGAGCTGGAGTCCTGGAACCTGCTCAGCAGGACCAACTACAACTTCCAGTATATCAGCCTGCGCCTCACGGTGCTCTGGGGACTTGGTGTGCTCATCCGCTACTGCTTCCTTCTGCCCCTCAG GATAGCCCTGGCATTTACTGGCATCAGCTTGTTGGTGACTGGTACCACAGTGGTGGGATATTTGCCAAATGGAAG GTGTAAGGACTTCCTGAGCAAACACGTGCACCTGATGTGTTACCGGATCTGTGTGCGTGCCCTCACAGCCATCATCACCTACCACGACCG AGAGAACAGACCCCGAAATGGAGGCATCTGTGTGGCCAATCACACCTCCCCCATTGATGTGATCATCCTGGCCAGTGATGGCTACTATGCCATG GTGGGTCAGATCCATGGAGGGCTCATGGGTGTGATACAGAGAGCCATGGTGAAAGCTTGTCCCCATGTCTGGTTCGAACGTTCTGAGGTCAAAGATCGTCACCTCGTCGCCAGAAG GCTCACAGAACATGTCCAGGACAAAAGCAAACTGCCCATTCTTATTTTTCCAGAAG GAACATGCATCAACAACACATCTGTGATGATGTTCAAAAAGGGGAGCTTCGAAATTGGAGCTACAGTTTACCCTGTAGCCATCAAG TATGACCCACAGTTTGGAGATGCCTTTTGGAACAGCAGCAAATACGGCATGGTGACCTACCTCCTCAGGATGATGACCAGCTGGGCCATCGTGTGCAGTGTCTGGTACTTGCCCCCAATGACCAGGCAG CCTGAAGAGGACGCAGTGCAGTTTGCCAATCGAGTGAAGTCAGCCATTGCCAGGCAGGGGGGCCTTGTGGATCTGCTCTG GGATGGAGGACTGAAAAGGGAGAAGGTGAAAGATGCGTTCAAGGAGGAGCAACAGAAACTCTACAGCAAAATGATTGTAGGCAGCCATGAAGACCGGAGCCGCTCCTGA